In Bacillus toyonensis BCT-7112, a single window of DNA contains:
- a CDS encoding efflux RND transporter periplasmic adaptor subunit has protein sequence MLPNTVRTPNKKKKWIIIGVIALIVIVAAVNIFIMQGKKKGASTTADAVSFEKVTERKLNNTKLVSGQVKPGNIESFYADPAKGKVKDIEVKEGQEVEKGTKLFSYDNEEINLQMKQAELDQKMADMRYDQGKKKIDSLKKEIKKVKDSGAGKEVTDPMEEQVSELEIAQKTTDLEKEKGKLQKEELNKKQKELTIYSNFAGVVQKLDKDAAQSSSQALGGQGKAFLQVASKDPFQVQGTLTELQKSQIQKDQTFTVTAKANNKKKWTGKITEVSEFPTSAEMGQAGGVGEATQNMSQYTYKASLDSQDGLSPGYHVSLQVNLENKTMIAVPSKSIVEKGEDAFVYIEDKGKLRKQNVKKGSTDGDWTEVVEGVTVGQKVVKNPSDNVYDGMEVKEK, from the coding sequence ATGTTACCAAATACGGTTCGTACTCCAAATAAGAAGAAAAAATGGATTATTATCGGAGTTATTGCACTAATTGTTATTGTAGCAGCAGTTAATATTTTTATTATGCAAGGTAAGAAGAAGGGCGCATCAACAACGGCTGATGCTGTAAGTTTCGAGAAAGTGACAGAGCGTAAGCTGAATAATACGAAGTTAGTTTCTGGTCAGGTGAAGCCTGGGAATATTGAAAGTTTCTATGCGGATCCGGCCAAAGGAAAAGTGAAAGATATTGAGGTAAAAGAGGGACAAGAGGTAGAGAAAGGTACGAAATTATTCTCTTATGATAATGAAGAGATTAATCTTCAAATGAAGCAAGCTGAGCTTGATCAGAAGATGGCAGATATGCGTTATGATCAAGGGAAAAAGAAGATTGATTCGCTCAAGAAAGAAATTAAGAAGGTGAAAGATAGCGGAGCTGGGAAAGAAGTAACAGATCCTATGGAAGAGCAAGTAAGTGAGTTAGAAATAGCGCAAAAAACAACTGACCTTGAGAAAGAGAAAGGGAAGTTACAGAAAGAAGAGTTAAATAAAAAGCAGAAAGAGCTTACGATTTATAGTAATTTTGCTGGTGTTGTTCAAAAGTTAGATAAAGATGCGGCGCAAAGTTCATCTCAAGCGTTAGGTGGACAAGGGAAGGCATTTTTACAAGTTGCTTCTAAAGACCCGTTCCAAGTTCAAGGGACTTTAACAGAGCTTCAGAAGTCACAAATCCAAAAGGATCAAACATTCACTGTAACTGCGAAAGCAAATAATAAGAAGAAGTGGACAGGTAAGATTACAGAGGTAAGTGAATTCCCAACGAGTGCAGAGATGGGTCAAGCTGGTGGTGTAGGTGAAGCAACTCAAAATATGTCCCAATATACATATAAAGCAAGTCTTGATAGCCAAGACGGTTTATCTCCAGGTTACCATGTTTCATTACAAGTAAACTTAGAGAATAAGACGATGATTGCTGTTCCAAGTAAGAGCATTGTAGAAAAAGGCGAAGATGCATTTGTTTATATTGAAGACAAAGGAAAACTTCGTAAACAAAATGTGAAAAAAGGTTCTACTGATGGAGACTGGACAGAGGTTGTTGAAGGCGTAACAGTGGGGCAAAAGGTGGTTAAAAATCCTTCCGACAACGTGTATGACGGAATGGAAGTGAAAGAGAAATGA
- a CDS encoding MFS transporter — translation MFKWLKPAPAIERLPADMIAKVYTLLRIRVLIGISVGYAAYYLVRSNFTLSSTYLVQEYGFSTAEIGLLGSVMAIVYGFSKFFMGNLSDKAFAQRFIAVGLFLSGLVNICFGFASSFGMIVTLLVLNGIVQGMGAPPCSIVMTKWFSKKERGTKTGIWNISHNVGGMLVPPLVGIGVGIFGESHWQGGVFIFPAIIAMVISVLVWINAKDTPESEGLPPIDEYRNDYENLEKADNANKMSPKEILMKYVVKNKFVWFLCIANAFVYLIRFGVINWVPLYLTTVKGFSKNEAHAAYAIFEGMAIPSSLIVGLLSDKLFKGKRMPLCIISMVGVVIGTFVYWQATSVLVVSIAVSIIGCLIYVPQFLIGLSAMELVPKFAVGTTVGMCGLFGYVGGSLVANAAIGVIVDRSGWDGCFILLLTGAILSTVFLFIVQRGHERKDPKAA, via the coding sequence ATGTTTAAATGGCTTAAGCCAGCACCTGCAATTGAGAGATTACCAGCGGATATGATCGCGAAAGTATATACGTTACTACGTATTCGTGTGCTAATCGGAATCTCTGTTGGATATGCTGCTTATTATTTAGTGCGCAGTAATTTTACGTTATCAAGTACGTATTTAGTACAAGAATATGGTTTTAGTACAGCTGAAATTGGACTACTAGGTTCAGTAATGGCGATTGTTTATGGATTTAGTAAGTTCTTTATGGGGAATTTATCAGATAAAGCTTTTGCCCAGCGCTTTATCGCAGTCGGATTATTCTTATCAGGGCTTGTAAATATTTGTTTCGGGTTTGCATCTTCATTTGGAATGATTGTTACATTACTTGTCCTGAACGGTATTGTACAAGGTATGGGAGCACCACCTTGTAGTATCGTTATGACGAAATGGTTCTCAAAGAAAGAACGCGGTACGAAAACAGGTATTTGGAATATTTCACATAACGTTGGCGGAATGCTTGTGCCACCACTTGTCGGAATTGGTGTAGGTATTTTCGGTGAAAGTCATTGGCAAGGCGGCGTATTTATTTTCCCAGCGATTATCGCAATGGTAATTTCAGTTCTTGTTTGGATCAATGCGAAGGATACACCAGAGTCTGAAGGTCTTCCTCCAATTGATGAGTATCGTAATGACTATGAAAATCTTGAAAAAGCAGATAATGCTAACAAGATGTCACCAAAAGAGATTTTAATGAAATATGTAGTAAAAAATAAATTTGTATGGTTCTTATGTATTGCGAATGCATTTGTTTATTTAATTCGTTTCGGTGTTATTAACTGGGTTCCACTTTATTTAACGACAGTTAAAGGTTTTTCAAAAAATGAAGCACATGCAGCATACGCAATCTTTGAAGGTATGGCAATTCCAAGTTCATTAATCGTTGGTCTTTTAAGTGATAAATTATTTAAAGGGAAACGTATGCCATTGTGTATTATTAGTATGGTTGGAGTTGTTATTGGTACGTTTGTATATTGGCAAGCAACTAGCGTACTTGTTGTAAGTATTGCAGTTTCTATTATCGGATGTTTAATTTACGTACCACAGTTCTTAATCGGTTTAAGTGCAATGGAATTAGTACCGAAATTTGCGGTAGGTACGACAGTTGGTATGTGTGGTCTGTTCGGTTATGTGGGTGGAAGTCTTGTAGCAAACGCAGCAATTGGTGTTATTGTTGATCGTTCTGGCTGGGATGGTTGCTTTATCTTACTATTAACAGGTGCGATTTTATCAACAGTCTTCTTGTTCATCGTTCAACGTGGACATGAGAGAAAAGATCCTAAAGCGGCGTAA
- a CDS encoding ABC transporter substrate-binding protein translates to MRKIAFFFFLLVIGGAMSSCSRDTTSIKYNKSGLPILDDRHLVAYVAAREEVGEALLSSFCKPRGCTYEFIRLSTEELLRRVEEESGNPKADIIIGGTVDAHQMMKQKDLSIPVTSQHANRISKTVKDKDGYWYGYEVEKLAIAINKERWNEEIAPLGLPYPSRWQDLLNSAYTGKIVMPDPNVSGTAYTFFQSLIDTLGEEEAKAYVKHLAGQVGEVTVNGYIPAELVASGEYMIGINFMGDQRMLQKRGFPILSNEPEQTGLSVNAISKLKRAPSGIIADLFIDYCLSEEAGHILEKVSFGVPTMFAKNEKEIEGQPVRRTNQNISNSGIIEIWNRQRLSQK, encoded by the coding sequence ATGAGAAAGATAGCCTTTTTCTTCTTTTTGCTAGTAATTGGAGGAGCGATGTCTAGTTGCTCTCGAGATACAACCTCTATTAAATATAATAAAAGTGGTCTCCCTATTTTGGATGATCGTCATCTTGTTGCATATGTAGCGGCCCGTGAGGAAGTTGGTGAGGCATTGCTTTCATCATTTTGTAAACCGCGTGGATGTACGTATGAATTTATTCGTCTTTCGACAGAAGAACTTCTTCGAAGAGTGGAAGAAGAATCTGGAAATCCGAAAGCGGATATTATTATTGGCGGTACAGTAGATGCACATCAAATGATGAAGCAAAAAGATCTGTCTATTCCTGTGACGAGCCAGCATGCGAATCGTATTTCAAAAACTGTTAAAGATAAAGATGGTTATTGGTACGGTTACGAAGTAGAGAAATTGGCAATCGCAATTAATAAAGAGCGGTGGAACGAAGAAATAGCACCGCTTGGCCTACCGTATCCATCCAGGTGGCAAGATTTATTAAACTCTGCGTACACAGGAAAGATTGTTATGCCAGATCCAAATGTTTCGGGTACTGCATATACGTTTTTTCAATCACTTATTGATACTTTAGGTGAAGAGGAAGCGAAGGCGTATGTGAAGCATCTTGCAGGACAGGTTGGAGAAGTAACGGTGAATGGTTACATACCAGCAGAACTTGTGGCAAGTGGTGAATATATGATAGGCATCAATTTTATGGGAGATCAGAGAATGCTTCAAAAACGAGGCTTTCCTATTTTAAGTAACGAACCTGAGCAAACAGGTTTGTCTGTCAATGCGATTTCGAAACTAAAACGTGCACCGAGTGGTATTATTGCGGATTTATTTATTGATTATTGTTTATCAGAAGAAGCGGGTCACATTTTAGAAAAAGTTTCGTTTGGCGTACCAACGATGTTTGCGAAGAATGAGAAAGAAATAGAAGGACAGCCGGTTAGAAGGACGAACCAAAATATATCAAATAGTGGAATAATCGAGATATGGAATAGACAGCGTCTCTCTCAAAAGTGA
- a CDS encoding DUF3919 family protein, whose product MKRLSFQILMFVFCIIVSLVLFYVVEKQTYNRITIVNDKQAVLQRVNESLPIEVKVRHEKWGEIVVTDEVRLHTIVSFFDRIRIEPREAERQEQVFTGEVTYLNGHKRTFAVGDLFQYEANVYGKKGTDPMISAFQTYLLSLYYTPERISDFFASAKDVIVRQGNVVRTINLTHMLDSIRYAKQITDYGEIQKLLQSQNEPIAYITAYKSGKHVKNEREDILTISVYPSYFVVQYLGDNNGNVMYMKGSLAELFVKENAS is encoded by the coding sequence ATGAAAAGGCTATCATTTCAAATTCTTATGTTTGTCTTTTGTATCATTGTTTCTCTTGTTTTGTTTTATGTTGTGGAGAAACAAACATATAATCGAATCACAATTGTGAATGACAAACAAGCCGTTTTACAAAGAGTGAACGAATCTCTTCCAATTGAAGTGAAAGTAAGACATGAAAAGTGGGGAGAAATTGTTGTAACGGATGAAGTTCGTTTACATACAATTGTTTCATTCTTTGACCGAATTCGAATAGAGCCGAGAGAGGCAGAGAGACAAGAACAAGTATTTACTGGAGAAGTAACGTACTTGAATGGACATAAGCGTACTTTTGCAGTAGGTGACTTGTTCCAGTATGAGGCGAACGTATACGGGAAGAAGGGCACTGATCCGATGATCTCGGCATTTCAAACGTATTTGTTAAGCCTGTATTACACGCCAGAGCGTATTAGTGATTTCTTCGCTTCAGCAAAGGATGTCATAGTACGTCAAGGGAATGTAGTACGTACTATCAATCTTACGCACATGCTTGATTCTATTCGGTACGCAAAACAAATTACAGATTACGGAGAAATTCAGAAATTATTACAATCACAGAATGAACCGATTGCTTATATTACAGCTTATAAATCAGGTAAGCATGTAAAGAATGAGCGTGAAGATATTCTTACGATTTCTGTGTATCCATCGTACTTTGTTGTGCAATACCTCGGTGATAATAACGGGAATGTCATGTATATGAAAGGCTCTCTAGCAGAGTTATTCGTAAAGGAGAATGCGTCATGA
- a CDS encoding sensor histidine kinase: MSLKRNMVFGIVGLLIPILFLLYTVVYISLEKNMYHNAADSLEKLSVEAQIYTMNYLEKEAEIETLGPNSLLIASYLAKRMDVRVQMIGKNGDVVADTQKGALLHRNIDIESSLKGKKAYVFAEGEPAPIILFSSPVYYGNDVIGSIRFIDELTGEKEVLTNVSWTFLMTSLCLVAAGIFFAVRLARSLHRPIDQLRQMAKRLANGDYESKIELNEYVEIAQLSASFNAMADGIELHIKQLKEEKEKQKDFLDRITHELKTPLTAIIGYVDLIPKLHSKEDVQESLRYVAVESERLLSLVEELLKSSKYGTSTFEVSPTVVNIKELAEEAVSIVKPRLQQFEIEVINELTDVHVVADFDKTKQIFLNVLDNAIKYSDATQIRMNVIVSEHEAKVFVHDDGIGIDEDVLAEWNGSPGGKMLPSSYGNGYGLYICQEIMNKQGGSVRIESSEEIGTTIFITFLLPRRMEDIKNLKAVK; this comes from the coding sequence ATGTCGTTAAAACGGAATATGGTATTTGGAATAGTTGGATTGTTGATTCCAATTCTTTTTCTTTTGTATACGGTTGTTTATATTTCACTAGAGAAGAATATGTATCATAATGCAGCAGATTCTCTTGAGAAGTTAAGTGTAGAGGCACAAATTTATACGATGAATTATTTAGAGAAAGAAGCAGAAATCGAGACGTTAGGTCCGAATTCGCTTTTAATTGCTTCGTACTTAGCGAAGCGGATGGATGTCCGTGTACAGATGATAGGAAAGAATGGAGATGTTGTTGCAGATACACAAAAAGGAGCGTTACTTCATCGAAATATTGATATTGAGAGTTCTTTGAAGGGTAAGAAAGCTTATGTTTTTGCGGAAGGAGAGCCAGCACCCATTATTTTGTTTTCAAGCCCGGTTTATTATGGAAACGATGTCATTGGGAGTATTCGTTTTATAGATGAGTTAACGGGTGAGAAGGAAGTTTTAACAAATGTGAGCTGGACTTTTTTAATGACATCTCTTTGTTTAGTGGCTGCAGGTATTTTCTTTGCGGTTCGTTTAGCTAGGTCTCTTCATAGGCCAATTGATCAGTTGAGACAAATGGCAAAGCGGCTTGCGAATGGCGATTATGAAAGTAAGATTGAGCTAAATGAGTATGTGGAAATTGCACAGCTTTCAGCATCCTTTAATGCGATGGCTGATGGAATTGAACTGCATATTAAGCAATTGAAGGAAGAAAAAGAGAAACAGAAAGATTTCTTGGACCGTATTACGCATGAGTTGAAGACACCACTTACGGCAATTATCGGTTATGTTGATTTAATTCCGAAGTTACACTCGAAGGAAGATGTGCAAGAGAGTCTCCGGTATGTAGCTGTAGAAAGTGAGCGTCTATTATCACTTGTAGAGGAATTACTTAAGTCTTCAAAGTACGGGACGAGTACGTTTGAAGTGTCACCTACAGTTGTGAATATAAAAGAATTAGCAGAAGAAGCAGTTTCAATTGTGAAACCTCGTCTGCAGCAATTTGAGATTGAAGTGATAAATGAGTTAACGGATGTACATGTCGTTGCGGATTTTGATAAGACGAAGCAAATCTTTTTAAATGTACTTGATAATGCAATTAAATATAGTGATGCTACGCAAATTCGCATGAATGTAATTGTAAGTGAGCATGAGGCGAAGGTTTTTGTTCATGATGATGGTATCGGTATAGATGAGGATGTACTTGCCGAGTGGAATGGGTCTCCAGGAGGGAAAATGCTTCCTTCTAGTTATGGGAACGGCTATGGTTTGTATATTTGTCAGGAGATTATGAATAAGCAAGGCGGAAGTGTGCGAATTGAGAGCAGTGAAGAGATTGGTACTACGATATTTATTACATTTTTGCTTCCAAGACGAATGGAAGACATAAAAAACTTGAAAGCGGTTAAATGA
- a CDS encoding response regulator transcription factor, with product MKILVVDDESSIRNLIRMQLEMEGYEVLVAADGREALEKWKEGPDVLILDVMLPDTDGYELLRLFREKDRDIPVLMLTAKSQMNDKLLGLQLGADDYVTKPFNYAELILRVKNMSRRVKKEEVITSHEVIRAGELIICPKERKLHVSGQEIQLTYREFNLCQLFVSNPQRVFMRDELLEKVWGFEYIGNTRAVDIMVQRLRKKLGTSGEYIKTIYGVGYKLDC from the coding sequence ATGAAAATACTTGTAGTTGATGATGAATCGAGTATTCGTAATTTGATTCGAATGCAGTTAGAGATGGAAGGATATGAAGTATTAGTAGCGGCTGATGGTAGAGAAGCGCTAGAGAAGTGGAAGGAAGGGCCGGATGTATTGATTTTGGATGTTATGCTTCCAGATACAGATGGGTATGAGTTACTTCGCTTGTTCCGTGAGAAGGATAGGGATATTCCAGTACTCATGTTAACTGCAAAGAGTCAGATGAATGATAAATTGCTCGGCTTGCAGCTCGGTGCGGATGATTATGTAACGAAGCCTTTCAATTATGCGGAGCTCATTCTTCGTGTGAAGAATATGAGTCGGCGTGTGAAGAAGGAGGAGGTCATTACAAGCCACGAAGTAATTCGAGCTGGAGAGTTAATAATTTGTCCTAAGGAAAGAAAATTACATGTTAGTGGACAAGAGATTCAGTTAACGTACCGAGAATTTAATTTATGTCAGCTGTTTGTTTCAAATCCACAGCGTGTATTTATGAGAGATGAGTTACTCGAGAAAGTGTGGGGCTTTGAGTATATCGGAAATACGAGAGCGGTTGATATTATGGTGCAAAGATTACGTAAGAAGCTTGGTACGAGCGGAGAATATATTAAAACAATTTATGGCGTGGGCTATAAGCTGGATTGTTAA
- the galE gene encoding UDP-glucose 4-epimerase GalE, with protein MSSILVCGGAGYIGSHAVKKLVDEGLSVVVVDNLQTGHEDAITEGAKFYNGDLRDKSFLRDVFTQENIDAVMHFAADSLVGVSMEKPLQYYNNNVYGALCLLEVMDEFKVDKFIFSSTAATYGEVDVDLITEETVTNPTNTYGETKLAIEKMLHWYSQASNLKYKVFRYFNVAGATPNGIIGEDHRPETHLIPLVLQVALGQREKIMMFGEDYNTPDGTCIRDYIHVEDLVAAHFLGLKDLQNGGESDFYNLGNGNGFSVKEIVDAVREVTNHEIPAEVAPRRAGDPARLVASSQKAKEKLGWDPKYVNVKTIIEHAWNWHQKQPNGYAK; from the coding sequence ATGAGTTCAATTTTGGTTTGTGGCGGAGCTGGCTACATCGGTTCACACGCTGTGAAAAAATTAGTAGATGAAGGTTTATCTGTAGTAGTAGTGGATAACTTACAAACAGGTCATGAAGATGCCATTACAGAAGGCGCAAAGTTTTATAACGGAGACCTTCGTGATAAAAGTTTCTTAAGAGACGTCTTTACACAAGAAAATATTGACGCGGTTATGCATTTCGCGGCTGATTCTTTAGTTGGTGTTAGTATGGAGAAACCTCTTCAATATTATAACAACAACGTGTATGGCGCACTTTGCTTATTAGAAGTAATGGACGAGTTTAAAGTAGATAAGTTCATTTTCTCTTCTACTGCGGCGACTTATGGCGAAGTAGATGTGGATCTTATTACTGAGGAAACTGTAACAAATCCAACGAATACGTATGGCGAGACAAAATTAGCAATTGAAAAAATGCTTCATTGGTATAGCCAAGCGTCAAACTTAAAATATAAGGTCTTCAGATACTTTAACGTAGCTGGTGCAACTCCAAATGGTATTATTGGGGAAGATCATCGTCCAGAGACACATTTAATTCCTCTTGTATTGCAAGTAGCGTTAGGTCAACGTGAGAAGATTATGATGTTTGGTGAAGATTATAATACACCAGATGGTACTTGTATTCGTGATTATATTCATGTTGAAGATTTAGTAGCAGCTCATTTCTTAGGACTTAAAGACCTACAAAACGGCGGAGAAAGTGATTTCTATAACTTAGGAAACGGTAATGGTTTCAGTGTAAAAGAAATCGTTGATGCAGTTCGTGAAGTTACAAATCATGAAATTCCTGCTGAGGTAGCACCGCGTCGTGCGGGAGATCCAGCACGTTTAGTTGCTTCTTCTCAGAAGGCAAAAGAGAAGTTAGGATGGGATCCTAAGTATGTAAATGTGAAAACAATCATTGAGCATGCTTGGAATTGGCATCAAAAACAACCGAATGGATATGCTAAGTAA
- a CDS encoding sugar phosphate nucleotidyltransferase → MRAILLAAGMGTRLRPLTLTKPKSLVEVNGKPMLERQIEYLQEIGIDEIIVVTGYLSEKFNYLVDKYENIRLVYNDKYNVYNNIYTMYVVREYLADAYVVDADVYLHRNIFIEKPESSLYFSARKEDFRNEWIIKHDESKKVYDIEIGDGHDDYILCGLSYWCKDDADYIVKELEKAVEQEDFSELYWDNIVKDNIGHLNVHLYEIDSNASFEIDSVEDLEKVEEKLAALRS, encoded by the coding sequence ATGAGAGCGATTTTATTAGCAGCTGGTATGGGGACACGCTTGCGCCCATTAACATTAACGAAACCAAAGTCATTAGTAGAGGTAAACGGGAAACCGATGCTAGAACGACAAATTGAATATTTACAAGAGATTGGTATAGATGAAATTATTGTTGTTACTGGATATTTATCGGAAAAATTCAATTATCTTGTTGATAAATATGAAAATATACGTCTTGTATATAACGATAAATATAATGTGTATAACAATATTTATACGATGTATGTAGTGCGTGAATATTTGGCAGATGCGTATGTGGTAGATGCTGATGTGTATTTACATCGTAATATATTTATTGAAAAACCAGAGTCATCTTTATACTTTAGTGCAAGAAAAGAAGACTTCCGCAATGAATGGATTATTAAGCACGATGAGAGCAAGAAAGTGTACGATATTGAAATTGGTGACGGTCATGATGATTACATTTTATGTGGCCTTTCCTATTGGTGTAAGGACGATGCGGATTATATCGTAAAAGAGTTAGAAAAAGCAGTGGAGCAAGAAGACTTTAGTGAGCTGTATTGGGATAATATTGTGAAAGATAATATTGGTCATCTGAATGTTCATTTATATGAAATTGATAGCAATGCCAGCTTTGAAATAGATTCTGTCGAGGATTTAGAGAAGGTTGAAGAGAAGCTTGCCGCTTTAAGAAGTTAG
- a CDS encoding DMT family transporter has protein sequence MNRKQSRGIFYGVFSGFAWAIDTVLIGIILSSTVMLETEQVIFLAPLVSTFLHDFMSTLWMMVYMGLKGQLRTALSKLKTRSGRFVMLGALMGGPLGMTFYVLAVKYIGASYTAAISAIYPAVGAFFAFMFLKERLRSWNWLGLVISISSIIILGFTGDGFATQNYMLGFIFVLICIIGWGLECVICAYGMKDGEVSPEEALQIRQLVSSVTYGLIILPTLGGHFLTKEVMVSSEFILIIFVALIGTASYIFYYKAIHELGPTKAMGLNITYSAWAIWISILVMGTPFSWKLIICCLFIIVGAVLTVADANEFIKRKKYRGEVA, from the coding sequence ATGAATCGAAAGCAAAGTAGAGGGATTTTTTATGGTGTGTTCTCCGGATTTGCTTGGGCTATAGATACGGTTTTAATTGGGATTATATTATCCTCGACAGTTATGTTGGAAACGGAGCAAGTTATATTCCTTGCGCCGCTTGTTAGCACATTTTTACATGATTTTATGTCGACATTGTGGATGATGGTCTATATGGGACTTAAAGGTCAATTACGAACAGCACTTTCTAAATTAAAAACAAGAAGTGGTCGTTTCGTAATGTTAGGTGCTTTAATGGGCGGACCTTTAGGGATGACGTTTTATGTATTAGCCGTAAAGTATATAGGGGCTTCGTATACGGCAGCAATTTCAGCCATATATCCAGCCGTTGGAGCATTTTTTGCATTTATGTTTTTAAAAGAACGTTTACGCTCTTGGAATTGGTTAGGACTTGTAATAAGCATTAGTAGTATTATTATTCTTGGCTTTACCGGTGATGGATTTGCAACACAAAATTATATGTTAGGTTTTATTTTTGTTTTGATTTGTATTATAGGTTGGGGATTAGAATGTGTTATTTGTGCCTACGGTATGAAGGATGGGGAAGTTTCACCAGAAGAGGCGTTGCAAATTCGCCAACTTGTATCGTCTGTAACATATGGATTAATCATTTTACCGACATTAGGCGGGCATTTTTTAACGAAAGAAGTTATGGTAAGTAGTGAATTTATCTTAATTATATTTGTGGCGTTAATTGGGACAGCTTCGTACATTTTTTACTATAAAGCAATCCATGAACTGGGCCCAACGAAAGCTATGGGGCTGAATATTACATATTCAGCTTGGGCGATTTGGATTTCTATATTAGTAATGGGAACACCATTTTCTTGGAAATTAATTATTTGTTGTTTATTCATTATTGTAGGGGCTGTTTTAACAGTCGCGGATGCAAATGAATTTATTAAGAGAAAGAAATATAGAGGAGAGGTAGCATGA